From the Streptomyces nigrescens genome, one window contains:
- a CDS encoding sugar ABC transporter permease, translating into MSDLTKEPAATTAAPAPAPDAAPPAAVDPRLLVREQGFAGYLNDFKRRVRGGELGSLPVIIGLFVIAVVFQMKNSSFLSADSLANIGVYTSGLGIMAVGIVFVLLLGEIDLSVGSVAGVGAAVWAVLSVTNGVNDWLAVLIAIASGVVIGALHGFFFAKIGVPAFVVTLAGFLGWSGLQIWMMGKEGSINTPSGSVVENLTGYYFEDKAAAYGLALVAVLAYAGSLLLDSKRRKAAALPSRPLSEILLRTGVVAVLAFVVAYVLNEPAGARGLPLALVLFLAVLVIADFVVRRTTYGRQIFAVGGNAEAARRAGINVNKIRISVFAVSGMLAAFGGLFIASLSGGATKNLGSGNTLMNVIAAAVIGGTSLFGGRGKIWSALLGMLVIQSIQQGLNLLGMASEIQYMITGAVLLAAVVIDSVSRRTQKTAGRT; encoded by the coding sequence ATGAGCGATCTCACCAAGGAGCCCGCGGCGACGACGGCCGCTCCGGCCCCCGCACCGGACGCCGCCCCGCCGGCCGCCGTCGACCCCCGTCTGCTCGTCCGCGAACAGGGCTTCGCCGGCTATCTCAACGACTTCAAGCGCCGGGTGCGCGGGGGTGAGCTGGGCTCGCTGCCGGTCATCATCGGCCTGTTCGTCATCGCGGTCGTCTTCCAGATGAAGAACAGCAGCTTCCTGTCCGCGGACAGCCTCGCCAACATCGGCGTCTACACCTCCGGCCTCGGCATCATGGCCGTCGGCATCGTCTTCGTGCTGCTGCTCGGCGAGATCGATCTGTCGGTCGGCTCGGTGGCGGGTGTCGGCGCGGCCGTGTGGGCCGTCCTCAGCGTCACCAATGGCGTCAACGACTGGCTCGCGGTGCTGATCGCCATCGCGTCCGGTGTGGTCATCGGCGCCCTGCACGGGTTCTTTTTCGCCAAGATCGGCGTGCCGGCCTTCGTCGTCACGCTGGCCGGTTTCCTCGGCTGGAGCGGTCTCCAGATCTGGATGATGGGCAAGGAAGGCTCCATCAACACGCCGAGCGGCAGTGTCGTGGAGAACCTCACCGGCTACTACTTCGAGGACAAGGCCGCCGCGTACGGTCTCGCACTGGTCGCGGTCCTCGCCTACGCCGGATCGCTGCTGCTGGACAGCAAGCGCCGCAAGGCCGCCGCGCTGCCGTCCCGGCCGCTCAGCGAGATCCTGCTGCGCACCGGCGTGGTCGCGGTCCTCGCCTTCGTCGTCGCCTATGTCCTGAACGAGCCGGCCGGCGCCCGCGGTCTGCCGCTGGCTCTGGTGCTGTTCCTCGCGGTCCTGGTCATCGCCGACTTCGTGGTGCGCCGTACCACCTACGGACGGCAGATCTTCGCGGTCGGCGGAAACGCCGAGGCGGCCCGCCGCGCCGGTATCAATGTGAACAAGATCCGGATCAGCGTCTTCGCCGTCTCCGGCATGCTCGCGGCCTTCGGCGGACTGTTCATCGCCAGCCTCTCCGGTGGCGCCACCAAGAACCTGGGCTCCGGCAACACCCTGATGAATGTCATCGCGGCGGCCGTCATCGGTGGTACCAGCCTCTTCGGCGGACGTGGCAAGATCTGGTCCGCGCTGCTGGGCATGCTGGTCATCCAGTCGATCCAGCAGGGCCTGAACCTGCTCGGCATGGCGAGTGAGATCCAGTACATGATCACCGGGGCGGTCCTGCTCGCCGCCGTGGTCATCGACTCGGTCTCCCGCCGGACGCAGAAAACGGCCGGACGCACCTGA
- a CDS encoding substrate-binding domain-containing protein, with translation MNVWTRRVVIGTAAVSMALSVAACGKAGDGAKGGGGDNKTIGLLLPENKTTRYETFDRPLMEAKIKALCSDCKVKYNNAAQETETQKKQFDALITQGVKVIILDAVDYKATKSWVNQAAKKGVKVVAYDRLAEGNISAYVSYDNEKIGRLQGEALVKALGDKAKDSNVVMINGSPTDPNMPFFKKGAHSVLDKQVKKIAYEQDIPDWSPDEANKKMSAALDSLGKDGFQGVYSGNDGMAGGIITALKQKGVEVPVGGQDAELAGLQRILKGDQAFTIYKQIKPQADSTAEIAVKLLKGEKIGSLTDSKVDSLSGEVKGIPAKLYDAQIVTKDNIASTILKDKVYKASQICAGDAKKACESAGIK, from the coding sequence ATGAACGTTTGGACGCGTCGCGTCGTCATAGGCACAGCCGCTGTCTCGATGGCGCTCTCCGTGGCCGCCTGCGGCAAGGCCGGCGACGGCGCCAAGGGTGGCGGCGGCGACAACAAGACGATCGGCCTGCTGCTGCCGGAGAACAAGACCACGCGTTACGAGACCTTCGACCGCCCGCTCATGGAGGCGAAGATCAAGGCGCTGTGCAGCGACTGCAAGGTGAAGTACAACAACGCGGCGCAGGAGACCGAGACCCAGAAGAAGCAGTTCGACGCGCTGATCACCCAGGGCGTGAAGGTGATCATTCTGGACGCGGTCGACTACAAGGCCACCAAGTCCTGGGTGAACCAGGCCGCCAAGAAGGGCGTGAAGGTCGTCGCGTACGACCGGCTGGCCGAGGGCAACATCTCCGCCTACGTGTCCTACGACAACGAGAAGATCGGCCGCCTGCAGGGTGAGGCGCTGGTCAAGGCGCTCGGCGACAAGGCCAAGGACAGCAATGTCGTCATGATCAACGGTTCGCCGACCGACCCGAACATGCCGTTCTTCAAGAAGGGCGCCCACAGCGTCCTCGACAAGCAGGTCAAGAAGATCGCGTACGAGCAGGACATCCCGGACTGGTCGCCGGACGAGGCCAACAAGAAGATGAGCGCCGCCCTCGACTCGCTCGGCAAGGACGGCTTCCAGGGCGTCTACTCCGGCAACGACGGCATGGCCGGCGGCATCATCACCGCCCTCAAGCAGAAGGGCGTGGAGGTCCCGGTCGGCGGCCAGGACGCCGAGCTCGCGGGTCTGCAGCGGATCCTCAAGGGCGACCAGGCGTTCACCATCTACAAGCAGATCAAGCCGCAGGCCGACTCCACGGCCGAGATCGCGGTCAAGCTACTCAAGGGCGAGAAGATCGGCTCCCTGACGGACTCCAAGGTCGACAGCCTCAGCGGCGAGGTCAAGGGCATCCCGGCCAAGCTGTACGACGCGCAGATCGTGACCAAGGACAACATCGCCTCCACGATCCTCAAGGACAAGGTCTACAAGGCGAGCCAGATCTGCGCCGGCGACGCCAAGAAGGCCTGCGAGTCGGCCGGCATCAAGTAG
- a CDS encoding ATP-binding cassette domain-containing protein, with amino-acid sequence MIHVSATPVLALRGISKRFGAVQALTDVTLEIHPGEVVALVGDNGAGKSTLVKTISGVHPVDDGAIEWQGETVRINKPHDAQELGVATVYQDLALCDNLDVVANLFLGNETRTVGVLDEIAMEKRAKELLDTLSIRIPSVRIPVAALSGGQRQVVAIARALIGDPKVVILDEPTAALGVEQTAQVLDLVERLRERGLGVILISHNMADVQAVADRVAVLRLGRNNGVFDVEGTSHEEIIAAITGASDNAVTRRKARTDQVKKEAGA; translated from the coding sequence ATGATTCACGTGTCCGCTACGCCTGTGCTGGCGTTGCGCGGAATCTCCAAGCGGTTCGGCGCCGTCCAGGCACTCACGGACGTCACCCTGGAGATCCACCCCGGTGAGGTGGTCGCCCTCGTCGGCGACAACGGCGCCGGCAAGTCCACCCTCGTCAAGACGATCTCGGGCGTCCACCCGGTCGACGACGGCGCCATCGAATGGCAGGGCGAGACGGTCCGCATCAACAAGCCGCACGACGCCCAGGAACTCGGCGTCGCCACCGTCTACCAGGACCTCGCGCTCTGCGACAACCTCGACGTCGTCGCCAACCTCTTCCTCGGCAACGAGACCCGCACCGTCGGTGTCCTCGACGAGATCGCCATGGAGAAGCGGGCCAAGGAGCTGCTGGACACCCTGTCCATCCGCATCCCCAGCGTCCGGATCCCCGTCGCGGCGCTCTCCGGCGGTCAGCGGCAGGTCGTCGCCATCGCCCGGGCGCTGATCGGCGACCCGAAGGTCGTCATCCTGGACGAGCCCACCGCCGCACTCGGTGTCGAGCAGACCGCGCAGGTCCTCGACCTCGTCGAGCGGCTGCGGGAGCGCGGCCTGGGCGTCATCCTCATCAGCCACAACATGGCCGATGTGCAGGCCGTCGCGGACCGGGTCGCGGTGCTGCGGCTGGGCCGCAACAACGGTGTCTTCGATGTCGAGGGCACCTCCCACGAAGAGATCATCGCCGCCATCACCGGCGCCTCGGACAACGCCGTGACCCGCCGCAAGGCGCGCACGGACCAGGTGAAGAAGGAGGCCGGGGCATGA